A portion of the Punica granatum isolate Tunisia-2019 chromosome 7, ASM765513v2, whole genome shotgun sequence genome contains these proteins:
- the LOC116214087 gene encoding ribonuclease 2 gives MASPSAIALLPAAAAALLLVIAGVNAGGDGKGRVSNQREFDYFKLTLQWPGTLCRRTRHCCSSNACCSSSNSPAEFTIHGLWPDYNDGTWPACCTQDNFDEKEISTLVDALQKYWPSYYCGSTSTCYGGKGSFWAHEWEKHGTCSSSVVGDEYNYFVTTLNVYFKYNVTRVLFDAGYVPSNTEKYPLGGIITEIQNAFHTTPEIACSNGAVQEIRLCFYKDFQPRDCAVTLPGMSVSKSSCPKYVSLPAYTSRGHEEVEMPVLSNPWSKSM, from the exons ATGGCTTCTCCCTCCGCCATAGCCCTCCTCCCCGCCGCAGCGGCGGCCCTTCTGCTGGTGATCGCGGGCGTCAATGCAGGCGGAGACGGGAAAGGGCGCGTGAGCAATCAGAGAGAGTTCGATTACTTCAAGCTGACCCTGCAGTGGCCCGGCACACTCTGCCGCCGGACTCGCCATTGCTGCTCCTCCAACGCCTGCTGCAGTAG CTCAAACTCTCCAGCTGAATTCACAATCC ATGGACTATGGCCTGATTACAACGACGGAACTTGGCCTGCCTGTTGCACCCAGGATAATTTTGATGAGAAAGAG ATATCGACATTGGTTGATGCTCTGCAAAAGTATTGGCCCTCGTATTATTGTGGATCTACTTCAACTTGTTACGGTGGAAAAGGATCATTTTGGGCGCATGAG TGGG AGAAGCATGGAACCTGTTCATCTTCAGTTGTAGGAGATGAGTACAATTACTTCGTGACAACTCTCAATGTCTACTTCAAATATAATGTCACT AGAGTGCTATTTGATGCTGGATATGTTCCCTCTAACACTGAAAAGTATCCTCTGGGAGGCATCATCACTGAAATTCAGAATGCTTTCCATACAACCCCAGAAATAGCTTGCTCCAATGGTGCCGTGCAGGAAATTCGTTTATGTTTCTACAAGGATTTCCAG CCTCGAGACTGTGCAGTCACCCTGCCTGGTATGAGCGTCTCAAAAAGCTCATGCCCGAAATATGTCAGTCTACCTGCATACACCTCAAGAG gGCACGAGGAAGTTGAAATGCCGGTCTTGTCAAACCCTTGGAGCAAGTCGATGTAA
- the LOC116214086 gene encoding GPN-loop GTPase 3-like isoform X2 has product MGYAQLVIGPAGSGKSTYCSSLYQYGQTIGWTIHINLDPAAVNFDYPVAIDIREFISLDDVMEELGLGPNGGLIYCMEHLEENLDDWLTEELENLLDDDYLVFDCPGQIELFSHVPVLKNFVEHLQRKNFNVCGVYLLDSQFISDVTKFISGCMASLSVMVQLELPQVNILSKMDLVKNKRDIEYYLNPEPQILLSELNLRMAPQSEKLNKALADLSVLGG; this is encoded by the exons ATGGGCTATGCACAGCTGGTTATTGGCCCTGCGGGCAGCGGGAAG TCGACTTACTGCTCCAGCCTCTACCAATACGGTCAAACAATTGGGTGGACTATACATATTAATCTAGATCCTGCTGCGGTGAATTTTGACTATCCTGTGGCCATAG ATATTAGAGAGTTCATTTCCTTGGATGATGTCATGGAGGAATTAGGGCTAGGCCCAAATGGTGGCCTTATTTACTGCATGGA ACATCTTGAAGAAAACCTGGACGATTGGTTAACTGAAGAACTGGAAAATTTATTGGATGATGATTACTTGGTTTTTGACTGTCCAG GCCAGATAGAGTTGTTCTCGCACGTACCAGTGCTGAAGAATTTTGTTGAGCACTTACAGCGGAAGAACTTCAATGTCTGTGGTGTATACTTGCTTGATTCTCAG TTCATTTCCGATGTGACCAAATTCATAAGTGGGTGCATGGCCTCTCTCTCTGTAATGGTCCAACTTGAACTGCCTCAAGTGAATATCTTGTCCAAAATGGATCTCGTGAAGAACAAAAGGGATATTGAATA CTATTTGAATCCAGAGCCTCAAATTCTTCTGTCAGAGTTGAACCTGCGGATGGCTCCTCAGTCTGAGAAGTTAAATAAAGCTTTGGCTGACCTG TCTGTTTTAGGTGGATGA
- the LOC116214086 gene encoding GPN-loop GTPase 3-like isoform X1, whose protein sequence is MGYAQLVIGPAGSGKSTYCSSLYQYGQTIGWTIHINLDPAAVNFDYPVAIDIREFISLDDVMEELGLGPNGGLIYCMEHLEENLDDWLTEELENLLDDDYLVFDCPGQIELFSHVPVLKNFVEHLQRKNFNVCGVYLLDSQFISDVTKFISGCMASLSVMVQLELPQVNILSKMDLVKNKRDIEYYLNPEPQILLSELNLRMAPQSEKLNKALADLVDEYSTVSFVPLDLRKESSIRYVLSQIDNCIQYGEDADVKVKDFDPDDPDDDAD, encoded by the exons ATGGGCTATGCACAGCTGGTTATTGGCCCTGCGGGCAGCGGGAAG TCGACTTACTGCTCCAGCCTCTACCAATACGGTCAAACAATTGGGTGGACTATACATATTAATCTAGATCCTGCTGCGGTGAATTTTGACTATCCTGTGGCCATAG ATATTAGAGAGTTCATTTCCTTGGATGATGTCATGGAGGAATTAGGGCTAGGCCCAAATGGTGGCCTTATTTACTGCATGGA ACATCTTGAAGAAAACCTGGACGATTGGTTAACTGAAGAACTGGAAAATTTATTGGATGATGATTACTTGGTTTTTGACTGTCCAG GCCAGATAGAGTTGTTCTCGCACGTACCAGTGCTGAAGAATTTTGTTGAGCACTTACAGCGGAAGAACTTCAATGTCTGTGGTGTATACTTGCTTGATTCTCAG TTCATTTCCGATGTGACCAAATTCATAAGTGGGTGCATGGCCTCTCTCTCTGTAATGGTCCAACTTGAACTGCCTCAAGTGAATATCTTGTCCAAAATGGATCTCGTGAAGAACAAAAGGGATATTGAATA CTATTTGAATCCAGAGCCTCAAATTCTTCTGTCAGAGTTGAACCTGCGGATGGCTCCTCAGTCTGAGAAGTTAAATAAAGCTTTGGCTGACCTG GTGGATGAGTACAGCACGGTCAGCTTTGTGCCCCTCGATCTGAGGAAGGAAAGCAG CATACGGTATGTTTTGTCTCAGATCGACAACTGCATTCAGTACGGAGAAGATGCAGATGTGAAGGTCAAGGATTTCGATCCCGATGACCCTGATGATGATGCTGATTAA